In Necator americanus strain Aroian chromosome IV, whole genome shotgun sequence, the following proteins share a genomic window:
- a CDS encoding hypothetical protein (NECATOR_CHRIV.G16144.T2) encodes MASGYKLVMFVLDISNSQVLFNKRVAETLADHGHNVTVVLMQAVDDRAEAEIKFNENVNIYRVNGSVGVSRQELEEQQASDYSMFDRRVWKSMQQGMRLILGSCKNIISNQEFLAWLQKEHFDLAFAHVYQVCPIGLVQVGRIPTWIWLNSAPLVEYVAQQIGVPTIPSYVPPLAMESHDVMTFYERTKSLIGHAMTSLMWERIVANPETELFREFIDPSFPNLADMAKECPLVMVNSNELYELPRPSLAKVINIGGLGMQLQQSKPLPEEFEKIAANADGIIIFSFGSVAPIQKMPKTWKMAFFKAFSKFPNIHFLARYTGEDVNGEFSLFQCIAKVHNEILQREENSNSHED; translated from the exons ATGGCTTCTGGCTATAAACTGGTGATGTTCGTCTTGGATATCTCTAACAGTCAG GTGCTTTTTAATAAGCGTGTTGCTGAAACCCTTGCTGATCACGGACACAATGTGACGGTTGTTCTCATGCAAGCGGTGGATGACCGTGCCGAAGCAGAAATCAAATTCAATGAGAATGTGAATA TTTATCGTGTGAACGGATCAGTAGGAGTCAGTCGGCAGGAATTAGAAGAACAACAAGCATCC GATTACTCAATGTTTGACAGACGAGTATGGAAATCAATGCAACAAGGAATGCGTCTTATCTTGGGATCATGCAAAA ATATTATAAGCAATCAGGAGTTCCTCGCTTGGCTCCAGAAGGAGCATTTCGACCTTGCCTTTGCTCACGTCTATCAGGTTTGTCCAATAGGACTCGTTCAAGTTGGTCGCATTCCAACATGGATATGGCTTAATAG CGCGCCATTGGTTGAATATGTTGCTCAACAAATTGGAGTTCCAACAATCCCAAGCTATGTCCCAC CACTTGCAATGGAAAGTCACGACGTGATGACTTTTTACGAAAGGACAAAGAGTTTAATAGGACATGCCATGACTTCTTTAATGTGGGAAAG aatagTTGCTAATCCAGAAACTGAACTATTTCGTGAATTCATTGATCCATCATTTCCAAACCTGGCAGATATGGCGAAGGAATGCCCACTG GTCATGGTGAACTCGAACGAGCTGTACGAGTTACCCCGTCCTTCTCTCGCGAAAGTTATAAACATTGGAGGATTGGGAATGCAGCTGCAACAAAGCAAACCGCTACCTGAG gaattcgaaaaaatagcAGCAAATGCAGATGGAATTATCATATTTTCCTTTGGATCCGTGGCTCCGATCCAGAAAATGCCTAAAACATGGAAGATGGCATTTTTCAAGGCATTCAGTAAATTTCCAAACATCCATTTTCTGGCGAGATACACGGGTGAAGACGTAAACG GAGAGTTCAGCTTGTTTCAGTGTATTGCAAAAGTTCACAATGAGATCCTTCAGCGAGAAGAGAACAGTAACTCACATGAAGACTAA